The following coding sequences are from one Carassius auratus strain Wakin chromosome 47, ASM336829v1, whole genome shotgun sequence window:
- the LOC113064633 gene encoding beta-1,3-galactosyltransferase 2-like: MHHIKNTFILLLTLSFLLSAVVYVSDFSFETTTFTQTWLTKVMNWTHYKVINSTLVGHTEKDLLFSLLPNQQIQRRATIAQTTDIPIYHHVAHPSNYHFILDEPDKCSQWDPFLVFMVPVAPHQVEARNAIRSTWGNESSVQGKAVLTLFLVGLTGGPEAQQKLEEESRQHRDLVQSNFVDSYFNLTIKTMVIMDWLATRCAQANFSMKVDSDMYINVEYLMSLLLAPNTPRENYITGYMMWDRPVVRNKNSKWYVSEELYPEPIYPTYLQGMGYVFSNDLSGKIVEASEKVKAFNIEDAYVGACLKQLGIAPSSPPDPSQFRAYLGQYKREDFLRVITTILGSPQQLIDIWKDLKKPT, from the coding sequence atgcatcacattaaaaatacatttattctgcTGCTCacattatcatttttattgtCTGCGGTTGTTTATGTCTCTGATTTCTCTTTTGAGACAACTACGTTCACTCAAACCTGGTTGACTAAAGTCATGAATTGGACTCATTATAAGGTAATTAACAGCACTTTGGTTGGTCATACtgaaaaggatttattattttcacttttgCCAAATCAACAAATCCAACGAAGAGCAACTATTGCACAAACCACAGACATTCCTATCTATCATCATGTGGCCCACCCAAGCAACTATCATTTTATTCTGGATGAACCTGATAAATGTAGTCAGTGGGATCCGTTCCTGGTCTTTATGGTCCCTGTGGCACCCCATCAGGTAGAGGCTCGTAACGCCATCCGGAGCACATGGGGGAATGAGAGCTCAGTGCAGGGAAAAGCAGTGCTGACTCTGTTCTTGGTGGGTTTGACTGGAGGACCTGAAGCTCAACAGAAGCTGGAGGAAGAGAGCCGTCAACACAGAGATTTAGTGCAGAGCAACTTTGTGGACTCCTACTTCAACCTGACCATAAAGACAATGGTGATCATGGACTGGTTGGCCACTCGTTGCGCTCAAGCTAATTTTAGTATGAAGGTTGATTCTGACATGTACATAAATGTGGAGTACCTGATGAGCCTGCTATTGGCACCCAACACACCCAGAGAGAACTACATTACAGGCTATATGATGTGGGACCGGCCTGTTGTCAGGAACAAAAACTCAAAATGGTACGTGTCAGAGGAATTGTACCCTGAACCGATATACCCCACGTACCTGCAGGGAATGGGATATGTTTTCTCCAATGACCTGTCAGGAAAAATAGTTGAGGCTTCCGAGAAAGTAAAGGCCTTTAACATTGAGGACGCATATGTGGGCGCTTGTCTGAAACAGTTAGGCATTGCACCCTCATCTCCTCCAGACCCTTCACAGTTTAGAGCCTATCTGGGACAATACAAGCGAGAGGATTTTCTCAGAGTTATTACAACAATCCTGGGATCCCCGCAGCAGCTAATAGACATTTGGAAGGATCTAAAGAAGCCCACAtaa
- the LOC113065128 gene encoding beta-1,3-galactosyltransferase 2-like, translating into MAAKNICHSLANGPYMHHIKKTFILLLTLAFLLSAVVYVSDFSFETTTFTQTWLTKVMNWTHYKVINSTLVGHTEKDLLFSLLPNQQIQRRASTVVQTTDIPIYHHVAHPSNYHFILDEPDKCSQWDPFLVFMVPVAPHQVEARNAIRSTWGNESSVQGKAVLTLFLVGLTGGPEAQQKLEEESRQHRDLVQSNFVDSYFNLTIKTMVIMDWLATRCPQASYAMKIDSDMYIGLENLMSLLLAPNTPRENYITGYLMWDRPVVRNKNSKWYVSEELYPEPKYPTYLLGMGYVFSNDLSGKIVEASKKVKAFNIEDAYVGACLKQLGIAPSSPPDPSQFRAYLGQYKREDFLRVITTILGSPQQLIDIWKDLKKPT; encoded by the exons ATGGCTGCTAAAAACATTTGTCACAG tTTGGCCAATGGTCCatatatgcatcacattaaaaagacatttattctGCTGCTCACATTAGCATTTTTATTGTCTGCGGTTGTTTACGTCTCTGATTTCTCTTTTGAGACAACTACGTTCACTCAAACCTGGTTGACTAAAGTCATGAATTGGACTCATTATAAGGTAATTAACAGCACTTTGGTTGGTCATACtgaaaaggatttattattttcacttttgCCAAATCAACAAATCCAACGAAGAGCATCAACTGTTGTACAAACTACAGACATTCCTATCTATCATCATGTGGCTCACCCAAGCAACTATCATTTTATTCTGGATGAACCTGATAAATGTAGTCAGTGGGATCCGTTCCTGGTCTTTATGGTCCCTGTGGCGCCCCATCAGGTAGAGGCTCGTAACGCCATCCGGAGCACATGGGGGAATGAGAGCTCAGTGCAGGGAAAAGCAGTGCTGACTCTGTTCTTGGTGGGTTTGACTGGAGGACCTGAAGCTCAACAGAAGCTGGAGGAAGAGAGCCGTCAACACAGAGATTTAGTGCAGAGCAACTTTGTGGACTCCTACTTCAACCTGACCATAAAGACAATGGTGATCATGGACTGGTTGGCCACTCGTTGCCCTCAAGCATCTTATGCTATGAAGATTGATTCTGATATGTACATAGGCCTGGAGAACCTGATGAGCCTGCTATTGGCACCCAACACACCCAGAGAGAACTACATTACAGGCTATTTGATGTGGGACCGGCCTGTCGTCAGGAACAAAAACTCTAAATGGTACGTGTCAGAGGAACTGTACCCTGAACCGAAATACCCCACGTACCTGCTGGGAATGGGATATGTTTTCTCCAATGACCTGTCAGGAAAAATAGTTGAGGCTTCCAAGAAAGTAAAGGCCTTTAACATTGAGGACGCATATGTGGGCGCTTGTCTGAAACAGTTAGGCATTGCACCCTCATCTCCTCCAGACCCTTCACAGTTTAGAGCCTATCTGGGACAATACAAGCGAGAGGATTTTCTCAGAGTTATTACAACAATCCTGGGATCCCCGCAGCAGCTAATAGACATTTGGAAGGATCTAAAGAAGCCCACAtaa